In Providencia alcalifaciens, the sequence TAATGGTATGACGGTTATCCAGCAATTTTTACAGCAAGCCAGATTTGGCAAAAAAATGTTGGAAGCAAGTGAAGACCACTATCATTCCCGAATGAAAGCATTGAAGTTAGATGGGTTACTACTCAGGCCACTACTGAGTTTGTTCTCTGCCTGTGTGCTATGTGGGCTATTGTTACTATTTGGATTTGACGGTACCAGCACTGTTGGTGTCGGGGTTCTGTATGTTTTCATTAACTATTTAGGTCGTTTAAACGAGCCGTTAATCGAGCTGACATCTCAGCAGTCCATGTTGCAGCAAGCGGTTGTATCCGGTGAACGTGTTTTTGAGTTGATGGATAGTCCACAACAAGGCTATGGCGAAAATGTTGCGCCATTACAGGGCGGGGCAATTGAGATCAAACACCTCTCTTTTGCTTATCGAGATGATAAAAAAGTCCTTGATGATATTAATTTATCCGTTCCAGAACATCATTTCGTGGCACTCGTTGGGCACACAGGAAGTGGAAAAAGTACCATTGCAAACTTAGTCATGGGGTATTACCCATGGCAGGAAGGGGAAATTTTACTGGATGGACGGGATTTAAATTCACTTTCCCATCAAGTATTACGAAATGGTATTGCTATGGTTCAGCAGGATCCTGTGGTACTCGCTGCTTCATTCTTTGATAACGTGGCACTAGGACGCGATGTTTCTCAAGAAAAAGTGTGGGAAGTCCTTGAAACCGTACAATTAGCTCAGCATGTTCGTGAATTGCCAGATGGATTGGATTCATTGTTAGGTGAGCAAGGAAACACTTTATCCGTTGGGCAACGACAGTTATTGGCGATGGCGCGGGTGCTCGTCGTAACACCGAAAATTCTGATATTGGATGAAGCGACCGCGAATATAGACTCTGGCACTGAGCAGGCCATCCAAAAGGCGTTACGAGTTATTCGTCGAAACACTACGCTGGTGGTAATCGCTCATCGCTTATCAACGATTGTGGATGCTGATCAAGTTGTTGTTCTTCATAGAGGAATGATCGTTGAGCAAGGAAATCATGCTGAACTTCTCCAGCAGGAAGGACGCTATTACCAGATGTATCAATTACAACAAGTGGGCGAGTCATTGAATTCTCGTGATGAAGCCGTAGCGGAAGCATTATTAGATTAGTTAGTGCTTACTGACATATATGTTGAATTGACAAACGGATAAGGTTGCCCAGCAAGAAAAGCCTCACAATTAGGACCTCTATAAAGTTGAGGCTTTCTTACCTAAAAGTAAGTAATAACTTACTTTTTTTGGACTGATATAAATCAGGAAGTTATCGCGGTTTTCTCTTACGAATGACCCCTTCTTGTACCGTTGTTGCCACTAAATCCCCTTGCTGATTATAAATTTGCCCTTTCACAAAGCCACGCCCACCAGAAGCAGAAGGGCTTTCAATGGCATAAAGTAGCCATTCATCGAGGCGATAAGGGCGATGGAACCACATTGAATGGTCAATCGTTGCCACTTGTAAATCACGTTCCATGAACCCACGTCCATGAGGCTGTAATGCAGCAGGAAGGAAATTGTAATCCGATGCGTAGCCTAACAAGTAGTCATGCAACTCTGGTGTCTTGGGTAGCTCTCCTTTCGCCTTAAACCAAATATAGCGAAAGGGTTCTTGAGGTGCGCTATCAAACGGGCTATAGAATTGTATTGGGCGAAACTCGAAAGGATTAGGACGCAGTGCATATTTTTTGACAGCATCGGGGAGCTGGTCTGCGATGCGTTGAATAATTTCATCTTGTGAAATCAATTGCTCTGGTGCAGGGACATCGGGCATTAAATTTTGATGGTTAAATCCATCTTCTTGTTCTTGAAATGAGGCTGTCATGAAGAAGATCGGTTTACCATTTTGAATGGCGCTAATCCGACGTGTACTAAAGCTGCCGCCATCACGTAAAATTTCTACATCGTAGACAATCGGTTTTTGGCTGTCTCCTGGACGCAGAAAATAGCTATGAAATGAGGTTATGATGCGATCTTCTGGGGTGGTTTGTTTCGCTGCATACATGGCTTGTCCAACAACCTGCCCACCAAAAACTTGTGGCAAACCAAGATCTTCACTTTGTCCCCGAAAAATACCTTCTTCAATTTTTTCGAGTTTTATTAGGCTAATTAAGTTTTGTAATTCTGTGCTCATAGTTACCTTGAAGACGGTTAAAAAATATCAGATGCAGCTATTTTCCCATTAATTCACAAAAATAGGTAGGCAGTTTGTGTACGGATTAATTGACAGCCGTTTTTGGTTACAATTTGAAATATAATTTCATTATTTAATTTGTATTAGATATAATTTTCTAAGTTTAGATAAACTCTAATATATCAAGAATAATCATATTAAAATGTCTAATTAAATCAAAACATTACAGGTAATCATAATGACATTCTATCGCTACATGATTAGTTCGTTGATACTTATTTTCTTAGTAGGGTGTGAAGGGAACAACGCCAATCCCCCTGAAAAAAGGGTAAAAGGGAAAAGTAATCACGAAAATCAGCAGGTAGATATTGGTACGATCAGCGGAAATATCCTGATTGCTAAAAACAAAGGATTATCTGAAAACCTAGACATTACGGTCACCATGGTAGATAACTCATTTGTTGAGCTGCCAGCGCTGATATTATCTCAAAGGCACTATACTAACTTGAACAATCAAGTGACGCTCCCGTACCAGTTGACATACCACAAAAATGAAATAAGAAACCAAGCTAAAATCACGGTTAGTGCGACGTTACACGCCGATGGAAAATTAGTCTATATTACAGAATCGTCGACCGAAGTGATCAATAATGGCATGGTTGAAAATATTGATTTACTTCTGGTTCCTGCTAACTAGCGGTTGCTTCTTATTCATAAATATTAATTCCTGCCAATATTTTTTGTTCATACTAATCTGTATTAAATAGCCTTCAGATTTTTGTGTAATAAAACAGCACTTGATCGCCACTTTCTTGCTATTTAACTATCTATCAAGCATAATGCCCGTGCTTTGAAAGAAGCAATCAATGGGGGCTCTGTTGGTTCTCCCGCAACGCTAACTTGTTAACTAGGTCAGGTCCGGAAGGAAGCAGCCATAGCAGGGGTCGTGTGTGCCGGGATGTCGCTGGCAGGGCTCCCACCCAATATCAAGTTCCCTCTCAATCTTCATATCCTCATTTTCATCAATCAAATGCTCAGTAACAATAACTATTGTCTCTTGGCTATGCTTTCTTGTTATTATCGTGCTTGGCTTAATCTATTTTAATAATAAGAAATTGATTGCTATTCTTAATTGGTATTTACAATGGTTCAATTGATATTGAAATAGCTATTATCGCATGAAATGTTAAATTAATTGGGATTAGGGAAAGGTGAAAATAAAAGGATATAAAGAGGTTGTCAGTATTCGGTGAATACTAACTAAAATAAGTAAGGAATTTTCATTGAGCCGATAAAGTATTACCGGCTATAACCATTCACTATCTATGCGCGTAAATAAGTATTTATCTAACAAACTTCCAAACAGATGCTGGGATTTTATCGTAAAGTTTATTCATAGTGAGTTCGGCAAGACGATGATCTGCTGCAGAGTAAAATAACTCTAATTCATCATCAGATAACTCATACTTATTTTTTTCAATAACGCGCTCAAGTGTTTCAATAGTGGTGCATTTTCTTAAACGCATCAGATAATCGGATTTGGTCATAACGCCCTTTCTTTATGTGTCGATAACCTAAAATATACTATGGGATAGTGAAATTAAAGGTAAATGGTGATTCTATGTCTTACTTGTCAGGCATTTTAGATCATCATCGAGCACGGCGACAAGATTTTGATTCATACTTTCCCAGTCAATGATTTCGCTGAAAGTAATTACTGGGCTGCCAAATAAATTATATGTCTCGTCAAGATACTCTTCAACAAGAGAAATAACGAGATTTTCTTTTGGATACTTGATTTTGAATCGCCAGACAAAAGCTGCAATATGCTCAACGAGCTCATTGAGACTGATGCTTTGTGCCGAACTAAGATCATTTACCCAATGGGTGTTTGTTTTTAGTAAACTTGATATTGCGTCTCTATTCAAACTGTTACATAGATATTTTAATTCAGCTATATCATGTTTCTTGGGTGAGTATTCATCCATAATCACCTCCATGGGCGAATCTGACTTTTACTTTGCGTATTTTTGTATCAAAAATAATGCCATATCAACTAAATATAAGCATCTGTTTTCAATATAAAAAACATAGTTAGCATATTGATAAATATAAGATTATCACTAATTGAGAGAGTTTTTAGATTGTCACTAATATAAAAGTAATATTCAAATATAAACTGATTGCTCAGATTGCTTTCGCCACATCAATAATAATAGCACTTTTATTTCATAAGTCACCACCCAATAATGACTTTTTTAAGGTGGGAACCGTGAGGGGGGATTAGGAAAAATCGGGCTAATTATTTTTTCTATCACACTCTAATGAAGAATGTAAATGATATTGTGCGATTTCGGCTATTAAGTGTATTTAGATGTATGTTACCACTCAAATTGTGATCGAGACTAAGCCTAATTAAATAGCTTATTTCTAATCGTTGAATTTTATTTAATATAAAATCCCCTAAGGTTTAACCTTTATGAGGATTTTTGAAATATTTAATTTAAAGATATAAATTCAATGTAACACCTGGCTTTAAATCTGCCATTTTAACACCTGAGTTCCAACTCATCAGGTCGTTAAGTTTAATTCCATGGCGCTTAGCAATGCTGTAATAACTATCGCCTTTTCTGACTTTGTAGGTTCCACCTTTACGGTTATTGCTAGTGCTAGTCGGTGTCGTACCTGAAATTTTTAAAGTTTGTCCTGGAACGATATTAGCTTTCGCTGTTTTTAACCCATTTAGCTGTTGGATGTTCTTTGCCGTTGTATTGAATTTTTTAGCAATACTTGCGATAGATTCACCTTTGCGAACTTTATATCTAAAGGTTTTAGCTTGCTTTGAGTTCGCTTTTGCTGTCTGGATGTTACTGGCTGCGGCTTGAGCATAACGGTTTTGTGCTACGGCGTTACGAATATCATTTAATACGTCTTGATCCGTCAGTGAAACTTTTAGCTGCTCAGCTTTTGCAGTGGGCAACATAATATAATGCGGACCATTTGGCGACGTAACACCTCGGGTATAACCCGAATTATAGGTTTTAATGGATTCTTCCGTTAAACCTGTCAATTCAGCAGCTTGAGTCAATGTGATTTGTTGTCCCACATCAACTTGCGTTAACCCTCTACTCTTATTACTTTTCGGTAATCTGACTTGATAGCGTTCTGGTTGTCTTAAAACTTGGCTAAGCGCAAGGATCTTTGGAACATATTGTTTGGTTTCTTTCGGTAACTGAAGAGACCAAAAATCTGTTGGTAAGCCAGCAGCTTCATTCTTTTTAATCGCGTTTTGTACGCAACCTTCACCGCAGTTATAAGCAGCAAGTGTGAGCTCCCAATCGTGACCGAACATAATATTCAGATTTTCAAGGAGATCTAAAGCCGCTTTTGTGGATGTCACAACATCACGTCGCTCATCAACCCATTGTGTCTGTTTTAACCCATATGAGCGTGCAGTAATGGGAACGATTTGCCAAAGGCCCGCCGCTTGCGCAGGAGAAGTGGCTTTAGGATTATATGAACTTTCAATGACAGGAATTAAGGCTAATTCCATTGGTAAGCTACGATCATTGATTTCATCTACAATTAAGTACATGTAAGGCTCTGCTCTTACTGCCACATCATAGATAAAACTTTGTTTATTAGAGTAACTATTGGCCATTTCCCGAATTGTTGCGTTTTCGGGGATATCCATCTTCAGCTCACCACTAATATAACCCCAAAGGTCATGATCGACTTTAGAAACCTGTCTACTTGCTGCCTGGTTATGGGATGCAACAGAGTCAATTGAGTGGTTGGCTGAAGATTTTGGTTGCTTAACGGTGACTTTGGAAGTGCCTTGACAGCCCGCAAGCAAAACAATGGCGATGAGGGTCGCGATTATCTTCATTAGCTCAGTTTTTCTTTGTTTTTAATGTTTAAAAGTTGACCAGATAATACTGGCTTTAGCTGTTATTGACAATAATTATACATCAATATTCATCTTTTAATTGGCGTAATAATGTAAAAACTGCTCGTAATGATGGATTTGTCATATTAATGTTCAGTTTTTGTTGCAATTCAGGGTTATCGCACTGTAAAAAAATGTTGATGTTTTTCTCAGTTTTCAATGTACTAGGTACTGTTGCTTGCTGATTATTACGTAAAATTCTTACTTTTTCGGAATAATTTGTAATTGTCTCATTTTCAGGCCAAATATGATGAGCAAATTGTAAATTAGACTGCGTATATTCATGCGCACAGCAGATGAGAGTATCATCAGGAAGTGCTGCGATTTTTTGAATTGATTGATACATTTGCTCGGGAGTACCTTCGAAGATCCGTCCACAACCAGCTGAAAATAATGTATCACCACAAAATAGGTAAGGAGCTTGGTAAAAACCGATATGCCCAAGTGTATGGCCCGGGAGACCGATAACTTGAAAATTGAAGTCACCAATAGAGACGGAATCGCCATCACACACCAACTCTGTCGCACCTTTCACTAAGGTTTCTTGGGGACCAAATACGAGGAGTTTTGGATATTGAGCAATAATGTCTTTCACACCCTGAGTATGGTCGTTATGATGATGGGTGAGTAAAATTGCAACAGGGGTCAATTGGTTAGCCGTTAATATTGAGAGAACCGCCTCTGACTCAGCAGGGTCAACAATGATACATTGCTGGTTGTTTGCTAGTAGCCAAATGTAATTATCATTTAACGCTGGTACTCGAATTAACTCCATAATCAACCTCGATCCGATTTTTAAGGGGAATGTTATGAAACCTGCGCGTATTGAAGAAAAGATTCAAATGCCCGCCAGTTGGTCTGATATTCCTTTTGGTGAACACTATCGCCAAGCCTTGGAAGCCCAGTTAGCGCCTTGGTGGCAAAAAATTTTTGGTTTTCACCTGCTTAAATTAGGGCATTTGAGTACAGAAATCCACACTAAAGAGTGCATGATCCCTCATCAATTTACGCTAGGTGAAGATCCTCACGTATTTGATGTCGCGGCAAATCCGGAAGCTTTGCCTTTTGCGGATAAGACAATTGATGCTTGTTTAATGCCCCATTTGCTGGCCTATAGCCATGATCCGCATTGGATCTTGCGGGAAGTTGATCGGGTATTGCTCGATGATGGTTGGCTGATTTTATCGGGGTTTAACCCATTTAGCCTAGCAGGAATGGCCAAATTAGTGCCTATTTTGCGTAAGCAGCAGCCTTACTGTAGCCGCTTTTTCCCTTCTCTCCGGGTATTTGATTGGCTAGGGTTACTCAATTATGAGGTGCTATATCACCGAAATTGCCAAGTGCTTCCTTGGGCTTCATCGGAAAAACGGGTCAATAAACGTTGTGGTGGAATTGGTGTGATCAGCGTGATTGTTGCAAGAAAGCGGACATATCCATTAATGCCAACGCCCCTGAAATTTAAGCAGCCTAAGGTGAAAATTTCAACAGCGTTGGGTGCAACGAAAGAAATCAGTAAATCGAAGCAACTTCGTTAAATTTGAATCTGACTATTCTTGAGTAGGCTGGTAGCCTGTATCTTCTTTTGTTGGCGCATTGGCCGCGGCGCGAGCTAATTCATCACACTTTTCATTCTCCGCATGACCCGCATGACCTTTTACCCAGCGCCAATCGATGGTATGGCGCGTAATTGCTTGGTCGAGACGCTTCCAAAGATCCACATTGACCACTGGCGATTTATCCGCTTTTTTCCATTGGCGGCGTTTCCAATTGTGGATCCACTGAGTGATCCCTTGACGTACATATTGGCTATCGGTGGTCAGGATAATATCGCATGGTCGGGTAAGTGATTCTAAAGCAACGATTGCTGCGAGTAATTCCATACGATTATTGGTGGTGAGGAAAAAACCATCACTGAGTGTTTTCTCATGTTGCTGATAACGAAGTACGATACCGTATCCGCCGGGCCCTGGGTTGCCTAAACAAGACCCATCAGTGAAAATTTCTACCTGCTTTGTCATTTCTGTTACACTCTTCCTTATTCATCAACTTCTAGTTTGACACAAAAAAACATTATGAGCACGGCGATAACCCGACAAATTGTCCTCGATACTGAAACCACAGGTATGAACAAGCTTGGTGTTCATTATGAAGGGCACAATATCATTGAAATTGGTGCTGTAGAGGTGATTAATCGCCGCTTAACAGGACGCAATTTCCATGTGTACATCAAACCAGACCGTCTCGTTGACCCGGAAGCTTTCGAAGTCCACGGAATCAGTGATGAATTTTTGCAAGACAAACCAGTATTTGCTGATATAGCCGATGAGTTTATCGAATTTATTCGCGGTGCAGAACTCGTCATTCACAATGCGCCCTTCGATATCGGCTTTATGGACTACGAATTTCGTAAGCTTAACAGAGGAATTCCTCCAACTTCAGAATTCTGCACCATTACCGACAGCTTAGTATTAGCTCGCAAGATTTTCCCCGGTAAACGTAATAACTTAGATGCCTTATGTGATAGGTACCTTATCGATAACTCCAAGCGAACATTGCACGGAGCTTTACTCGATGCTGAGATCCTCTCTGACGTCTATTTAGCGATGACAGGGGGGCAAACCTCTCTTGCATTTTCAATGGA encodes:
- a CDS encoding HHA domain-containing protein, which codes for MTKSDYLMRLRKCTTIETLERVIEKNKYELSDDELELFYSAADHRLAELTMNKLYDKIPASVWKFVR
- the tomB gene encoding Hha toxicity modulator TomB, coding for MDEYSPKKHDIAELKYLCNSLNRDAISSLLKTNTHWVNDLSSAQSISLNELVEHIAAFVWRFKIKYPKENLVISLVEEYLDETYNLFGSPVITFSEIIDWESMNQNLVAVLDDDLKCLTSKT
- the dnaQ gene encoding DNA polymerase III subunit epsilon, with translation MSTAITRQIVLDTETTGMNKLGVHYEGHNIIEIGAVEVINRRLTGRNFHVYIKPDRLVDPEAFEVHGISDEFLQDKPVFADIADEFIEFIRGAELVIHNAPFDIGFMDYEFRKLNRGIPPTSEFCTITDSLVLARKIFPGKRNNLDALCDRYLIDNSKRTLHGALLDAEILSDVYLAMTGGQTSLAFSMDSESSNTEQANEIQRIERPVSGLKIIYASAEEIAEHEARLDIVDKKGGKPCLWRQTEQDDETLH
- the tesB gene encoding acyl-CoA thioesterase II → MSTELQNLISLIKLEKIEEGIFRGQSEDLGLPQVFGGQVVGQAMYAAKQTTPEDRIITSFHSYFLRPGDSQKPIVYDVEILRDGGSFSTRRISAIQNGKPIFFMTASFQEQEDGFNHQNLMPDVPAPEQLISQDEIIQRIADQLPDAVKKYALRPNPFEFRPIQFYSPFDSAPQEPFRYIWFKAKGELPKTPELHDYLLGYASDYNFLPAALQPHGRGFMERDLQVATIDHSMWFHRPYRLDEWLLYAIESPSASGGRGFVKGQIYNQQGDLVATTVQEGVIRKRKPR
- the rnhA gene encoding ribonuclease HI, producing the protein MTKQVEIFTDGSCLGNPGPGGYGIVLRYQQHEKTLSDGFFLTTNNRMELLAAIVALESLTRPCDIILTTDSQYVRQGITQWIHNWKRRQWKKADKSPVVNVDLWKRLDQAITRHTIDWRWVKGHAGHAENEKCDELARAAANAPTKEDTGYQPTQE
- a CDS encoding SmdB family multidrug efflux ABC transporter permease/ATP-binding protein, whose product is MSQRKPLWPALKRLLSYGKPYRGTMGVAIVMLWLAAAAEVSGPLLISYFIDNMVAKKQIIMPLTLYMVIGFIALQIIAALLHYHQKILFNQASVGVVQNLRTDVMNAALRQPLSAFDKQPVGQIISRVTNDTEVIKDLFVMVVPTIFRSLALICAMLVAMFSLEWRMASIAVLIFPAVLIVMLIYQRLSTPIVRRVRAYLADINNGFNEVINGMTVIQQFLQQARFGKKMLEASEDHYHSRMKALKLDGLLLRPLLSLFSACVLCGLLLLFGFDGTSTVGVGVLYVFINYLGRLNEPLIELTSQQSMLQQAVVSGERVFELMDSPQQGYGENVAPLQGGAIEIKHLSFAYRDDKKVLDDINLSVPEHHFVALVGHTGSGKSTIANLVMGYYPWQEGEILLDGRDLNSLSHQVLRNGIAMVQQDPVVLAASFFDNVALGRDVSQEKVWEVLETVQLAQHVRELPDGLDSLLGEQGNTLSVGQRQLLAMARVLVVTPKILILDEATANIDSGTEQAIQKALRVIRRNTTLVVIAHRLSTIVDADQVVVLHRGMIVEQGNHAELLQQEGRYYQMYQLQQVGESLNSRDEAVAEALLD
- the mltD gene encoding murein transglycosylase D; amino-acid sequence: MKIIATLIAIVLLAGCQGTSKVTVKQPKSSANHSIDSVASHNQAASRQVSKVDHDLWGYISGELKMDIPENATIREMANSYSNKQSFIYDVAVRAEPYMYLIVDEINDRSLPMELALIPVIESSYNPKATSPAQAAGLWQIVPITARSYGLKQTQWVDERRDVVTSTKAALDLLENLNIMFGHDWELTLAAYNCGEGCVQNAIKKNEAAGLPTDFWSLQLPKETKQYVPKILALSQVLRQPERYQVRLPKSNKSRGLTQVDVGQQITLTQAAELTGLTEESIKTYNSGYTRGVTSPNGPHYIMLPTAKAEQLKVSLTDQDVLNDIRNAVAQNRYAQAAASNIQTAKANSKQAKTFRYKVRKGESIASIAKKFNTTAKNIQQLNGLKTAKANIVPGQTLKISGTTPTSTSNNRKGGTYKVRKGDSYYSIAKRHGIKLNDLMSWNSGVKMADLKPGVTLNLYL
- the gloB gene encoding hydroxyacylglutathione hydrolase yields the protein MELIRVPALNDNYIWLLANNQQCIIVDPAESEAVLSILTANQLTPVAILLTHHHNDHTQGVKDIIAQYPKLLVFGPQETLVKGATELVCDGDSVSIGDFNFQVIGLPGHTLGHIGFYQAPYLFCGDTLFSAGCGRIFEGTPEQMYQSIQKIAALPDDTLICCAHEYTQSNLQFAHHIWPENETITNYSEKVRILRNNQQATVPSTLKTEKNINIFLQCDNPELQQKLNINMTNPSLRAVFTLLRQLKDEY
- a CDS encoding class I SAM-dependent methyltransferase, giving the protein MKPARIEEKIQMPASWSDIPFGEHYRQALEAQLAPWWQKIFGFHLLKLGHLSTEIHTKECMIPHQFTLGEDPHVFDVAANPEALPFADKTIDACLMPHLLAYSHDPHWILREVDRVLLDDGWLILSGFNPFSLAGMAKLVPILRKQQPYCSRFFPSLRVFDWLGLLNYEVLYHRNCQVLPWASSEKRVNKRCGGIGVISVIVARKRTYPLMPTPLKFKQPKVKISTALGATKEISKSKQLR
- a CDS encoding YbaY family lipoprotein, which encodes MTFYRYMISSLILIFLVGCEGNNANPPEKRVKGKSNHENQQVDIGTISGNILIAKNKGLSENLDITVTMVDNSFVELPALILSQRHYTNLNNQVTLPYQLTYHKNEIRNQAKITVSATLHADGKLVYITESSTEVINNGMVENIDLLLVPAN